The segment CGCCGCGAGCATCGCGTCAGTTGGCTTGACTGGTTTCAAGTTGCCTCGGAGATAGCCAGTCTCGGAAAGTGCCGTCAGGGAAAGAACGAAGTGGCCAGTTTCAACGGTGCTTGGCGGAGCGGAACATCCACTGTCAGGACTTTCGGGCCAAAGTCCCGATAGTGCTTCACACGGGCCTTCAAACATCTTTCCAAGCTCTGCTTCGACAACGGCATTGAGGTAACTGGCTGTTGAGCATTCTGCGCTTTGCTGCGTTTGCTCAACTTCATCCACCGCCCAGAGGATTTCGGCGATGCGGCGCTGCTGGTCGAGCGGCGGGAGGTCGAACTCAAAGCTGGCGAGACTGCTCCAGTTGGTGCGCGGCGAGAGCGAACCGGCGGATGTCCCGACCGCGTGCTGAAAAAACCGCTCCGAGAGGCAGAGGAACGGCAGGAGTTCCGGCAGCAACCGGTCGCCCTTGGGCGCGAGCACATAAATGTCGCCGGACACCACCGCGTCGAACTCCGCCACCGCCACCTTGCGCTGATACGCCCGGCGTTTGCCGAACAGCACCTGCCCGGGCCGGCAGCGCCGCGTGAACGTCGTGCCATCCGCCACATTGCC is part of the Verrucomicrobiota bacterium genome and harbors:
- a CDS encoding restriction endonuclease subunit S, which encodes WQRVRFGDVVENLNETCEPEAAGLERFIGLEHLEPGSLHIRAWGNVADGTTFTRRCRPGQVLFGKRRAYQRKVAVAEFDAVVSGDIYVLAPKGDRLLPELLPFLCLSERFFQHAVGTSAGSLSPRTNWSSLASFEFDLPPLDQQRRIAEILWAVDEVEQTQQSAECSTASYLNAVVEAELGKMFEGPCEALSGLWPESPDSGCSAPPSTVETGHFVLSLTALSETGYLRGNLKPVKPTDAMLAARLSKGDFLISRSNTQELVGLVGIYDEERDDVSFPDTMMRLHVDENKVSKRFLELVLSSSRGRKHMMRSAAGTSGSMKKINRQTLGQCLVPTPSFAKQDKILEEATRIRSALRELEVYVASTQSLKLAITNSIIT